The Actinomadura graeca nucleotide sequence GCGTTCGGCCGCTCGTCCCAGGAGATCCGCGACGGCCTGCTGGGGCTCTGGGAGGTGATGCGCGCCTGCGTGACCCGCGGCTGCACCCGCGAGGGGCTCCTGCCGGGCGGCCTCAAGGTCCGCCGCCGCGCGCCGCAGCTGCACCGCCAGCTGTCCGCCGAGAAGGCGTCCGACCCCCTCCACGCCATGGACTGGGTCACCCTCTTCGCGCTGGCCGTCAACGAGGAGAACGCCGCCGGAGGCCGCATCGTCACCGCCCCCACCAACGGCGCGGCGGGCATCGTCCCCGCCGTCCTGCACTACTACGACCGGTTCGTCCCCGGCCGCGACGACGAGGGCGTGGTCCGGTTCCTGCTCACCGCGGGCGCGATCGGCGTGCTGTTCAAGCAGAACGCCTCGATCTCCGGCGCCGAGGTCGGCTGCCAGGGCGAGGTGGGCTCCGCGTGCTCGATGGCCGCCGCCGGGCTCACCGAGGTCCTCGGCGGCACCCCCGAGCAGGTCGAGAACGCCGCCGAGATCGGCATCGAGCACAACCTCGGCCTCACCTGCGACCCCGTCGGCGGCCTCGTCCAGGTCCCCTGCATCGAGCGCAACGCGATCGGGGCGATCAAGGCCATCAGCGCCGCCCGCATCTCGCTGCGCGGCGACGGCCGCCACTTCGTCTCGCTCGACAAGGCGATCAAGACGATGCGCGACACCGGCCGCGACATGCTCGACAAGTACAAGGAGACCTCACGCGGCGGCCTCGCCGTCAACGTCATCGAGTGCTGACGGTCAGCCGACGCGGGCGCCCCGTCCCGTCGGGGAGTGGGCGCCCTCCCGCGCCTCCTTGCCGCAGTGGCGGCAGACCACCTGCGGGCTGACCGTCTCGCCGCAGGAGTGCTGCCACCGGACGGGCGGGTCGTCGGGATGCAGGTGGCGGTCGCCCCACCGCATCAGCACGAGCAGGACGTCGCACAGCTCCGCGCCCGCCGCAGTCAGGTGGTACTCGTGCCGGACGGGATGGTCGCTGTAGCGCTCGCGGCGGATGACCCCGTGGGACTCCAGCTTGCGCAGCCGCGCCGTGAGGATGTCGCGGGACGCGCCCGTGTTGTGGACGATCTGGTCGAAGCGCCGCACACCATAGCTGAGCTCGCGGATCGCCAGCAGACTCCAGCGCTCGCCGACCAGGTCCAGGGTGTCGGCGATGGAGCACTCGCGCGGATCGGCGTCCTTCGGCATACCGGGAAGCCTAGCCGCCGGACCCGCCCCGCTCACCGTCACAGCCGCTCGATCACCGTCGCGTTGGCGAGCCCCCCGGCCTCGCACATGGTCTGGAGCCCGAACCGTCCCCCGCGGTCCTCCAGGGCGTGCAGCAGCGTCGTCATGAGGCGCGCGCCGCTGGCGCCCAGCGGGTGGCCGATGGCGATGGCGCCGCCGCGCACGTTCACCCGCGCGAGGTCGGCGCCGGTCTCGCGCTGCCAGGCCAGGACGACCGGCGCGAACGCCTCGTTCACCTCGAACAGGTCGATGTCGTCCAGGTCCAGGCCGGAGCGCGCCAGCACCTTCCCGGTGGCGGGAATGATCGCGGTGAGCATCAGCAGCGGGTCGTCGCCGGTCACCGCGAACCCGTGGAACCGGGCCCGCGGACGCAGCCCGAGCCGCCGGGCGACGTCCGCGGCCACGACCAGCACCGCGGCGGCGCCGTCGTTGACCGGGGAGGCGTTGCCCGCGGTGATCCGCCAGCCGATCTCGGGGAACCGCTCCGCGACCCGCTCGTCCCGGTAGGCGGGCGGGAGCCCCGCGAGGGCCTCCGGCGACGTCCCCGGGCGGACGGACTCGTCCCGCCACCCCGTCCAGGCGACCTCCCGGTCGAACTCGCCGTTCTTCCACGCCCCCGCGGCCCGCTGGTGCGACTCGTACGCGTACGCGTCGAGCTCCTCACGCGGCAGGTCCCACCGCGCCGCGATCAGCTCCGCGCTGATGCCCTGCCGCACGAGCCCGCCCGGATACCGCTCGGCGAGCATCGTCCCGTACGGATCGACACCGGGAGGCACGGCCGACCCCATCGGCACCCGCGACATCGACTCCACCCCGCACGCGATGGCGACGTCGTACGCGCCGCTCTGCACGCCCTGCGCGGCGATGTGCAGCGCCTGCTGCGAGGACCCGCACTGCCGGTCGACCGTCATGGCGGGCACGTGCTCGGGGAACCCGGCGGCGAGGACGGCCGTCCGCGTGATGTTGGCCCCCTGCTCCCCTGCCTGGGTCACGACGCCGCCGATGACGTCGTCCACCAGCGCCGGGTCGATCCCCGCCCGCTCGACGAGCACCGCCAGCGTCCGCGCCAGCAGGTCCGCCGGATGCCCGGCGTGCAGCGCCCCGTCCGGCTTGCCCCGTCCCACCGGAGTCCGCACCGCCTCCACGATCACCGCGTCCCGCACGACCCACCTCCGTCTGTATTTCCAACTCAGTATGCGCTGAGCAAGTTCGAGAAAACAACCCTCCCCTCTCGGCAACACCGACGGGCGCACCGCCATCGCCGCCCACCGGGTCAGCGCCGTCTGAGCACAATGCCGCTGGGTGGGGCGGCGCCGCCGGTGGTCACCTGCCCCGGCGGCGCCGCCCCGGCTTCTACCGCTCGGCCTCACGCTGCCGGGCGGCGGCACGCTCGACGATGTCGCCCCACACCCGAATCCCGGACGACTCGACGCGCTCGCCCTGGAAGTGGCGGCGGGCGGTCAGCATGTTGTCCAGGACGAGGTTGTAGGCGGCCAGCGCCTCACCAAGGCGCCGGGCACGCTCGGGACCTAAAGGCACCGGTCACCTCCCGTCCTGGACGCGGCGGCGCGTGGCACGGGAAGAAGCACGCACCGCCGCGTCGCAGAAGGGCCGCCCGGCCGGCGGGGGCGGGTACAACGTGATGCCGGCCGGGCGGCGGACACGAGGCGCCGGTGCCGCCAGAGCGCTCGTGCCGGTCGCACAGCCTCGCCCACGGGGGCTTCCACTCCACCCGGGCGTCCAGCGATGCGACGAAGGGGTGGGCACGGCGTCCTATCGCGCCCTCGACACCGCGCCCACGCTCATACGCCCGCCCCACGCAAGACGTGCATGATGCGATCGGCGACACCCGGCGTCTCCGTCAGCGGGCCGATGCCCTGCCCCCAGCCCCACCGGAAGACGGCCTCATCAGCCACGATCTCGTCATTGAGCCCAGGCGCGCGGGGGTTGCAGACATGCAGCGCCTGCCTACCACCAGCCCCGGTGCACACAGTGGCGTGCCACCCACGCTCCCGCAGCTCGGTCCCTAACCGCTCCAAATGCGCGGCCGTCGTCGCTTCCATGGGTCAGAACGGTATGGGCCACTGAACACGCTGGGTTGCCAAGTGACAACAGACTGCGAAATCACTAGTGGGGGACGCCCATCCGCGCGGCCATTCCGCGCAGCTCACGGCCTCCGGCGGCTGCTCGGGCCTGCTTCAGCAGGACGGCGACGGTCTCGCGTACCGGCTTGCTATTGCGGATCCACTGCGGGGCGGTGGCCTCTGCGCGGTACAGCCACCGCACCGCCTCGGCTCTGGTCTTGGATTCCTGGGCCAGCCCACGGCCCACGTCGGCGAGGAAGGCCGCGTGCCGACCGCTCTTGTGCACGAGCTTGGACTCATCCACTTCGCGGGCCAGATCGAGGACGGCGCCGCCACGCTGCCCGCACTCCACGTTCACGGCGACGTTCCACACCCCGACGTTCGTCGCCGAGAAACTCATCCAGTTGTCGTCGGGAGTGTCCGGCAGCCGCGCGGCCAGGCGTGAAGCCTCGCCGATCCAGTCGACGGCGCGGTCCGGGTCGCGGTTCACCGCCGCCGCGAGCGAGGCCGACAGGGTCAGCATGCCGAGGACCTCACGTCCGCTCCCACCATCCGCGTGCGGCTCCAGGCGATCAGCGGCGCGCTCGGCGGCGAGGAGCGTCCGGTCCCACGAGCCCGCCCGCGGCATGGTGTGGACGCGAAGAAAGTCGGCCTGCCCACGCCGCACCGGATCGTCCAGGATCCCCGCGGCCTCCTCGGCCCGGACGGCGGCCAGGTGCGCCAGATCGGGATAACCGAGGTCCTTGCACGTGAACGTCGCGGCGACACACGCGTCCACGAGGGTCTCCAGTGCGGTCCGGTAGACCGCCTCGTCGGCGGGATCGCAGGCGTGGTGATGGAGTTCGTCCAGCAGCCACGGCAGCGACCTTCCGACCTCCAGATAGTCGCATGCCTGGTGGTAGGGCTCGATGCGGTGCATCTCGGTGACCAGGTCCTCGATCGGCCGGGCGCGCTCGACGCCAGGCGCGGCAAGGGTGTTGGTCTGGAGGGCGACCCGGATCGCGGGGACCACGGTATGCGGGTCGGCCTGAAGCGGGTCGGCACCAAGATGGGGCCCGCCGACAAGGTCGGTCTCCGACACCCGCAGCGCGGACGCCAGAGCGGAGATGTGCGAACGACGATCGAGCGCGCGATGGCCACGCTCGGCCCGGGACAGAAAACTCTTACTCAGCCCCGCCTGCCCGGCGAGCTGGTCCAGCGTCATTCCGCGCCAGCGGCGCAACTCCCGGAGTCGGGCCCCGACGGTGGCCTCGTCATGCATTGGCCCCGCATCCTTCCAGAGCGTCTCGACAACCTCGGCTACGGCGCGCGTTCGCATCTCGTCAGGCTGCTAGGCGAGGGCCCGTGAGATCACTAATGCGGGACGCCCATCCGCGCGGCCATCCCGCGCAGCTCACGACCGACGGCAGCGGCCTTGGCCTGGGCGAGCATCACGCCGACGGTCTCATGGACCGCGGTCGAGTTGC carries:
- a CDS encoding helix-turn-helix domain-containing protein, whose product is MHDEATVGARLRELRRWRGMTLDQLAGQAGLSKSFLSRAERGHRALDRRSHISALASALRVSETDLVGGPHLGADPLQADPHTVVPAIRVALQTNTLAAPGVERARPIEDLVTEMHRIEPYHQACDYLEVGRSLPWLLDELHHHACDPADEAVYRTALETLVDACVAATFTCKDLGYPDLAHLAAVRAEEAAGILDDPVRRGQADFLRVHTMPRAGSWDRTLLAAERAADRLEPHADGGSGREVLGMLTLSASLAAAVNRDPDRAVDWIGEASRLAARLPDTPDDNWMSFSATNVGVWNVAVNVECGQRGGAVLDLAREVDESKLVHKSGRHAAFLADVGRGLAQESKTRAEAVRWLYRAEATAPQWIRNSKPVRETVAVLLKQARAAAGGRELRGMAARMGVPH
- a CDS encoding thiolase family protein, giving the protein MRDAVIVEAVRTPVGRGKPDGALHAGHPADLLARTLAVLVERAGIDPALVDDVIGGVVTQAGEQGANITRTAVLAAGFPEHVPAMTVDRQCGSSQQALHIAAQGVQSGAYDVAIACGVESMSRVPMGSAVPPGVDPYGTMLAERYPGGLVRQGISAELIAARWDLPREELDAYAYESHQRAAGAWKNGEFDREVAWTGWRDESVRPGTSPEALAGLPPAYRDERVAERFPEIGWRITAGNASPVNDGAAAVLVVAADVARRLGLRPRARFHGFAVTGDDPLLMLTAIIPATGKVLARSGLDLDDIDLFEVNEAFAPVVLAWQRETGADLARVNVRGGAIAIGHPLGASGARLMTTLLHALEDRGGRFGLQTMCEAGGLANATVIERL
- a CDS encoding winged helix-turn-helix transcriptional regulator, producing the protein MPKDADPRECSIADTLDLVGERWSLLAIRELSYGVRRFDQIVHNTGASRDILTARLRKLESHGVIRRERYSDHPVRHEYHLTAAGAELCDVLLVLMRWGDRHLHPDDPPVRWQHSCGETVSPQVVCRHCGKEAREGAHSPTGRGARVG
- a CDS encoding L-serine ammonia-lyase, with product MAISVFDLFKIGIGPSSSHTGGPMAAAHRFARGLHEDGLLAKTASVRVVLYGSLGLTGKGHGSDKAVMLGLEGDKPELVDVDKVDERLAAMRERGVISLFGDHEVPFVVNDHLVFERKESLPGHPNGMRFAALGESGEEIRAKVYYSVGGGFIVDENATGADRIKPDDTVLPHRFDTAAELLERCHETGLSISALMLENEKAFGRSSQEIRDGLLGLWEVMRACVTRGCTREGLLPGGLKVRRRAPQLHRQLSAEKASDPLHAMDWVTLFALAVNEENAAGGRIVTAPTNGAAGIVPAVLHYYDRFVPGRDDEGVVRFLLTAGAIGVLFKQNASISGAEVGCQGEVGSACSMAAAGLTEVLGGTPEQVENAAEIGIEHNLGLTCDPVGGLVQVPCIERNAIGAIKAISAARISLRGDGRHFVSLDKAIKTMRDTGRDMLDKYKETSRGGLAVNVIEC